A window of Punica granatum isolate Tunisia-2019 chromosome 8, ASM765513v2, whole genome shotgun sequence genomic DNA:
GGAAGGAAGGCCGATATAATTATGAATCAATGCGTGCGGGCGAACGACAGCTGTGACAGTCGAAAGTGACCCACATTTACATCATCCACCCGAAGTTTCATGTAGAAAtctcttgatcttgtcttgtCTCCCAACATTTCAACCATAATGAAGCCGATGCCATGTCTCGCAGGCGGCAGAGCTCTTATCCTCTCCCATGGACATCATCTACACTAGCACACCTGGTGATTCGTGATTTGGCACAtcttactttttattttgatataaacaaagaaaaaaaagaaagaaatttatattgGGACCAACAATTTCTAGAATTTCTTTATGAAATTGATTTGGTGCCACCTACCGGTAAAAACCAAAGATATGGAATCAAGCTAGTACAAAACATAATTTGGGACAGTTCTGCAGTCCTTCTAAAGCAATAGTTCTGTATGTACAATGAATGTTTATAGAGGAGCGTACACAAATTAAGATAGCTCATGTAAATTATTCTTGCCGTCTACTAAGTGTCTCGGCTGATGCTGCACCCTATGAGAGTGGTTATGTCAGATAAAACTTCGAGGCTTCAGAAGAAGTGATTGTCCGCTAAAAACCTCATTTTTTTAAGCTAGTACGAGGATGAACGGTAGTacatggattttcttttttgtatcATTTTATCCggttattatattatgtaCTCGAGCCTCCAGAGTTTTTTTCGTGTTTCCAATGGGTTATTACATTTTAATATAGTTGAAGGACCCGATTGCTGCGAATTTTGACGTAGTTCTGGCACCTGTCACTCTCCTCTTGGAGCTATGTGGAAGCCCCCGTTTTTCAACTAAGTCCGGTCACCCAGTCAAAGAAGCTCCTATTGACATTCTTAAACTATTTGGGAGAAATCAACTcttcgagagagagagagaagcgcCGAGTCCGACCAAAGAAATCTTCAGACATAATAGACATCTGAGCTAATCGGCCACCATATGGAGGCTCCATTGAAAGTGCAATATATTGATACAAAATTGCCATGTTGGGTGGGTGCCAAGTAGCCAACCACCATACCACGAAACACATTTACTTACGATTTTGGACTGCGTCGTGCCGATACATATGCGACCAAAATTGACGTGTGGAGAAACTGAGAGAACTGGTAATCTTTCAAGCTTCAAAAAACACACGATGCATGGACTTTGGAAGCTCGAAGGGCATGGAGTTCTTATAACAGGTCAAACGTACATGATATCGGTGTCTTCTAACTAGACCCTTCTGTATTTGGCCAGGGAAATCTCAATCAATtagtaaataaatgaatatgaATAATCTCAGTATTGAACATGAAACTTCTTGATTACCTGTAAAAGTGTGTGCCACTGCACAACCCCATTTGATTGTTAATTAGTAGTCTTGaaccatattatatatagccATAGCACATAATTAAGTTGTAATTAGTCAAATAATTTAATTGGAATATTCTTTTCTAGGAGAAGATTGAACATGAGCGCTACCTAAAAATGATTGAGGGCTTCACGTGGACTAGCTCCCAATCATGAAGTACCTAACTGCACGCAGACAGCCGCTCTTGAGCTCATCGTAGATTATCCAACTAACACTAACACAACAACTGACTATTCTTCATTGTTCAATTTCGGGATTCTTGTGCCGACCTTCATTGACTTGATCCATTGTTTCATCCTCCGATTGCTTCGTGTAAGAGCGTTGCATCCGCTCTCTCCCAAAGATGATCCATAAGATTATGGACATCATAACGGCCGCAGAGACGATTGCGAGCCCCACATAGATCCACCTGCTGTATTTCGTGAGGCTGGGGCAGTGGTTCTTGTATATGTCGGTGAAGGTCTGTCGGGCGACCGTGCAGTCTTGCAGCTCGATCAGGTAAGGGCTGTAGTTGTAGAGGCCGTAGCTGACGTTCACCACCGCTGACATCTGGCCGTAGAAGGCTGGGGTCAGACGTCCCGTGTTGGTGCATATTCCCGTTGGCGAGACCTGACAAACGAAGTTTCTCCACACCTGCACCGATTAGATTCGCAGGTTATGGGAGAAACTGTGATTCAAATGCCCTTCTGTTGCACAAAAACACAGTTTGAGTAGCTTACCTGGGTCGCATTGTTCAAGTCCACCTCGCTGTTGGAGCAGGTTCGGTCAGTCAAGTCAGCATGGAATGGGTTGCAGAGGATCGGAACGAGCGGGCCTGACTGGTTGAAGTACATCGTTGGGAAGTTGGGTGAGAAGTTGATGTTTGAGACATTGGTGATCACCTGGTTGACAACCTCTACGAGCTGGTAGGTCACTTCCTTGCTGCGAGTCAAGGTCTCTTGGATTGTCGCACTGTCCACACATGGGAGTATCTCGTCTATTGCCGTGTGAGCACTCGGATTCTGGACCCATTCTTCCATCGCCACACAAGTGTCCCCGGCAGCACTGCCACAGATAACAAGTAATGGCAATGAGATGATGAATATTCAGCATTCTGCACTCAAAGTATTTGTCATGTCCTGTTTTGCTCGATGATCTTATCGTAAGTGCCACATTGTGATCTCTAAGGCTGCTATTAATTTGCTGATTTAAGGAGAGTTCGGTTCAATCATCATAGGAAATGAGATCCTCTTGCGGTTAGGATCACAAACTTGAAAGTTCGACGAAGATCTTCACAAATAAAACTAGGTTGGAATCTGATTATTTGAGAGACTTACttgtggaggaggaggaatgTTCCTGACAAAATGAAAGTTCCAGCAACAAGCATCCATCCGATTACGACCAAGCTGCAAACATTTTGATCCGAAGAAGACCCGAGAAGCAATTGTCAGGACCCATATATTGGACAAATAAAAACATCAACATCAGAAGATGACTGCCGCAAGAAATCGAACCAGCAAGCGCAAAAACAAGCAAAATGCGTGCCACTACTCACATGTACACAAGAACTTGCATCCCGAACAGCGAAAAAGCTGGATCAAGGAAATAAATAGTAATCTCATAAGCAGAAAGCCACTCGGTTAagttgattataaaaatgatatcaCATAAGGATAGAGCCTTACCAAGTCCGAGAAATGTCAAAAGAAGCATGACCACCGAGGTTGCAATAAGTGCCAACCGCCTGCACGAAAATAGTAGAAACTCAGGTCTCTTGTTAATATACAGGGGGAGTGAGATTCCACAGTCTAGGATAGGAAAACAAGCTTATAATATAAGAGGAAATGTATCATTACACTGAGTCCAGTAGATGTCGGATGTCATTGGAACTCTCTTGCGTTCGGGCAGCAACTTCACCAGCTGAAGAGTTCAGTTTCGTCCCAATCTGATCAATATCAGTCTGTACATTCGGAGGCACAAAGACTTGATCAACTCCAGTCTGCTTAGCTGCTCCAATATAGTCCGACACTTGTTGGAGCTTTCCTACGGTGGCATCTGCCTGAGTCACGAGGTATTCTAGGGCTCTATCCGTGCTCCTGCGGAACCTCCCCTGACCCGCGTAAAGAATCAAGCACCCAATTCTGTTAAGGGCCGTGAAGACATTAGTTAACACATCATAAGCATTTTTGCAACAATCTCTTCTCTCTCGGAAGTCCTTAgaattgttttgagagcaatCGCGAGTCACGTGTTTTAATTTATCAGTGGTTCAAAAGAGCAACTGATCGCTCACGAAATTATCCAGTGCTCTTAACTGATGACCTATTGGCATCTTACCACTATACTAATGTCTGATCATGTTACGTATTTAGAGCATCCAATTGTGTCTTGTACCatcttaataatatatttcagATTCAAGCATCACTTCTCGAACAACAGGTTTCCGGTTTTCAACCTTTTCTGTTCTAAGCAGCAAAAAGACTGTTCTCCTAAAGAGCAATGTAGCGGCATTTACACTGCGGTAATGGCGAAGATCACGAGCAAAGTGAGGGATAGCGAATAGGTGGCTCGAGAGTACTCTTTAGGCTCCCTTTCGCTGCAGAAATAGCAAATAAAATTGACCAGCAAGAATACTCCAAAGCCGAGGAACCATATTGCTGCAGCGGCGAACAACGGAGCTCCAGTGAATCCCACAGACTGCAGGCCATAGAGAAACAGTTTTATACAATTAGTATCAGTTGCCATTCTTTCAAGGTAAAAGGCGCAAAAACTGTCGAGATCATTGTAAAACACGAAGAAGAGTTTTCGATCTACTTACAGCCCAGTAATGGCGGTCCTCGATGTTCCATCCTCCAGTGTATCTGTCAAACCCGTTCAGAGGGTCCTTTCGGCGAGTTCGTTGGGCAGCTAAGATGAGCAGAGCGTTGTCGACCGGCTCACTGATGGGTGCTTCCCCAAACAACCCTTCAGCTCTATGTAAGTGTAGACCAAACTTCACCTTATTCTGCAAACCTGATAGTTCcaggggagaaaaaaaaaaaacaccatTGTTATACAGATTTTCTTTAGCTTAAAAAcgcagaaaaaagaaaactttatgaACCCTCACGCGAAAAgccagaaaaaagaaaaaaagaaggagaaaaaagaaaagcttttgatttttccttttgttattATCATAGCCATGTGAATGGAGGCTGGAGCAGAAGATTCATGGGAGAATGAAGCTACCTTGAGCTGAAGGTGCCtgaaatgaagaagaagatgatgcttCCGAGGATGTTAATGTTGGTGAAGAGAACAGGAACAAGAGGATAGCCACGGCAGGGAGTTGCATTGCGCTATAACTTAAcaaacacagagagagagagaatgagagcTCTGCTTTTGCCCTGTTACTGCTACTGTTTTAGCTGGAGAAGATGGAGAGAGAAGAGCCAAGCTAGAGGTTGGAGCTTGGATACTGTGAAGGAGGAGGCGAGAGCTGGAACACACTCCCAGCAGCAGACAAACAGCAGCTATGAAAATTCACAAAAATTGTTTTTCTAGacaataattttaattcttatttcCCATTGCCACAAAAACGATGAAATTTCTTTATCGACTGATATTAGTCGCTCGAGCATTGGCCCAAGAAAAATTATTCGGTGAGTATTACAGTTActgcataaaaaaaaatcggctAACAACTGACAGTACACGCATAAAAGATACAGTTATAGTTTATAAAATTTCTCTCTCATCTTCACATGCGTCAGTTGCTGATTGAATTTTATACAGTCACGTGATTATGATACTAACTGAATATATCCTTATATCAACTAATCTTGTCTACGAAGTGCTATGTTTAGAGCCCCTAAACCACACACAATAGGTAAAATATGATAATCGGTTGAATTAGCTGACGCGAGTATTCATATTGTTCGTCAATTGCGACAAATCGATCACATAGACTAAGAAGCACGATAATCGTAATACAAATTTCTTCTTCATAATGTTGTTgtttcaataaaataaaatgaatttgcTCGGCAATTTTTAGTTTTCTAACCTAAATCTTAAGTATAAAAGCATAAGAATGATTAGTGATAATCAATTTTTGATGgataaaaatgtgaaaaaatgtGCTGCATTATGGGTCCCATAAAACGTGTAATTTCTACTTTTCATGGTTCTAAGCCCAAGGAAAATTGAACCTTTTTTTGACTTTAGATCACTGGACCATATGACAGGCATGGGCCCACCCTCCGTGAACGGCCCCGATCTCCGGCTCTTGTCATGGCCTTCCCATTTCCCgccttttttaataatataatttctttaggaaaaatttaaaaaaaaattcaaattttataaaatatctcagttttgtcataaattttgttttgtaataaaaaaaatcataagttttctaaaatgtctaaaaaatgacatccgttataacttccgtcaattttttcttacgtgtgacctacgtggactgttaaagggacccaccatcaacagcaaaaattgacggaagttataacggaggtcatttttgagacattttaaaaaatttatgatttttttgttacaaaacaaaatttaaaataaaactgaaactttttacaaaattaggattttttttgtaatttgccaatttctttattattactatttgatttattatttagtACCTCCTTAATTTGTTAATGGGCCCAAACATGGGCCGGACAAAGAACAATAGAGAAAACACTCATCCCCAATGCTTCGATAAACATATTTGTAAGAGAGGGACATTATCATCGGGTATATTTCGACATTCAACTCGTCTGAGTCACTACTTTTGGCGTAGCATTTGTATTGTACATGTAGATTTACAGCTTAATTTAAATGATGttatcttataaaaaaatgataaatttatttatgtgaTATAACGGAAATACCTAATAATTACTTCACTTTCAGCAAATTCCATTAAGAAATCTGGCTATTTTCTTCGCCGAGTAAGCACGCCTTGGAAGTCTCCTGAGTCGTCCATGTCCATCCATCCCGACTGACTTATTTGATTGCCCAAAAAAGATTTTACGAACTTATTAAACTTTGAAACTCCtaaggagaagaaaaagaaaaattcatggttctatacatatatatatatatatatatacacaaccACCAAACATAATGAAAACTCCAGGAACAGGCCCATATTATGCTGACGGCCCATCTGATTGGGCTGTGAGTTCTTGGGCCCAAGGCCCATATCTGGCCCAGCTCGAGGGCCGGTAATAAACCCTAGTCTCCATCTTCGTTCTCTTCCTCCGTCGTTTGAGCATAGCTGCCTCTGTGAAGCTCTGCGGGCGACGTTCATCACCATGGACGCTCAGGTTGAGATCTATCTCTGCCTCTCTATGTCTCTGTGGTTTTCTCCTTCAGCTCACTGATCATGTTGATCTGATTCTTGTCGCAGACGGAAAAGGCCTTCTTGAAGCAGCCGAAAGTGTTCCTCTGGTGAGTGTTCTGGCACTCAATCTCTAGCTGTCTCGATTCCTTCATCTCTTTCCATCTCTGGGGAAATGTAGTAAATAGAGAGAATTAGAGTCATTTAGGATTCAGCTTTGATTGATTAATTGCATTCCATCACTGAGCAGGCTAATTTGCTATATGTCTGTGGTTACATTGTGCCAATTGCCATGGTGAAAGAACCATGTTTGAGCTTCTTGCTGTCAGACTGATTGCATTCATGATTTATTACTAAAGACTTGATTTTTATGGGTGCTTATGAAGGATGAACCCTTATGTATTGGTGAAAGTCCTTGCTTTGATGTTTGAATAAGTGCTAGTAGTTTGACTCTATGCATCTGCTGGGAAATTTTGTAGCTCGAAGAAGTCGGGCAAGGGTAAGAGACCCGGAAAGGGAGGAAACAGATATTCGAAGAGCATTGGGTTGGGATTCAAGACCCCCAGAGATGCTATTGAAGGTACATGAGATAGATAGTTTATTTTAGCTATGAGGAAACGAgcttcattaattttctcaaCCTGTCTGCCTTAAGGTATAAACAGCTTCTGAAGCTGCATGCCATTATATGGTGTTGATTGATGGTTATTACTTGCAAATGAAGTTTCTGTTTCTGTACGTTTAGTACACTGGATTCTGTAAATTGTGTCTATTAAGGTCCCGTGTCTGTCTGCATTTTCTTCTTGGCCATGAGTTGTCATTCTGATAATTTGATTCGTGAAAGGGAGCTTTGGATATTTACTTGGGTGAACTCAATGCATGCTTCTAGTAGAATTAAAGCTATTCACTTTAGAAAATGTATGTTTTCTCATTTGGAGGGCGTTTGATTCATAGTTATCTGCTTGAACATGATTTCAGGTACTTATATTGACATGAAGTGCCCGTTCACTGGCAATGTTTCCATTAGGGGTCGTATCCTTGCTGGTACTTGCCACAGTGCTAAAATGATGCGGACCATCATCGTCCGACGAAACTACCTTCACTTTGTGAAGAAGTACCAGAGGTTAGTTAGATGACCATTCACTATTGTTAAGTCTTTCTTTTCATGAGCTTTATCTGAGAAGCTCATCTTTTTCCCCTTCTAGATATGAGAAGAGGCACTCCAATATTGCTGCCCACGTCTCCCCATGCTTCCGTGTTAAAGAAGGGGACCATGTAATTATCGGCCAATGCAGGTAATTTTTGTTTTCCCTAGTCTCACTTAATTTCTATTTTGCCACAGTGCAGCTCTTAATTGAGGCATTCTATGTGCTTAATCTTGCTCAGGCCATTGTCGAAGACTGTTAGGTTCAATGTACTTAAAGTGATCCCAGCTGGGTCATCAGGTGGAGGTGGGAAGAAGGCGTTCACGGGAATATAAGCTTTGTATGCTGTAGTTTGTCGACTTTTGGTGCTGCTTCTTATAGTAATGCCTAGTTTAACAATTTGGATTTGGCTAATTCCTCTGTTATCCCTCTCTTGGAATGACATTTCTGTAATTGAGATTTTGTACAATTTCTGATCTCATTAAAGTTTGAAAAGCAAATTGCTTGCGAATTCCTTGCAAATTCCTATGACATCTGCAAGGAGTACTACTGACCCCGCGGTGTAGCTCTGGCAAAGTGGCATGTTCTCAACTCGACTGATTACTGTATTCAGGATAGATAATTTCAACTTGCTTCTAAGATTTCAAGCTGGGCTTTCAACAAGAAATGGTTTGTTCTTATCATACTTATTAGGAGTCTCTTTAAATTTCTCTGATCAGCTAAGTGCCTTATAAAGGCATAGCCAACCGGATCAACTTGTGACATGAAAACCAATATCTTCATTCACGTCAGGTCGATCTTCTATCTGATCATTGTCGCTGGGAATGGGGAGTATCTCGAGTTTGAATGTCATGTTTTGATGATGAGGGACTGAATAGTCAGGAACGACTAGAATCCCCGAGACATTTCCGAGATATGTCGTTTTTTGATGATGAAGGACTGAATAATCAGGAAGGACTCGAATCCCTGAGACATTTCCGAGATATTGACGTAGTAGAGCACCTTGCTCCTCTGCCTGACCTGAGCAGGGCAGGCAGCTCGCGTTGTGGATGTTCTAATCGATGATGTTTGGGTTCACAATTTGGCCCATGGACATCTTTTCAAACATCATTCAATTAGATCATTCGGGTTATCTTATTATTAGTTTAGGGTTTATCTTATTACTGTCCCATCTCGAATCCTCATTGCaagaaattatttcaatttagtTGATTTTAAGTTCATTGCAATCATAGACAAGTTGGTTGaggatataaaaatttaaatcaagCGGCACGGATTGTTTCATTCACCGGTGAAATTCGAACATAAAATTTCGTAATTATTAGACGAGAGCGTGTACCAGAATTACGCTTCCTTTCCAATAAATTGTCATTGTGAGCATGAGTAGGTGTGGTACTGGGCCCAAAGCACAAAAGCGACGCAGAGTCCATTGCAGCAGGCCCAACTCATCATCACCCCTCGCGAACCCTAATCCACTCCACTTCTAATACCCTAATCTCCGTCTTGCTCCTCTTCCACCCGCCGGTGCTGCTGTTAGCCCCCTCTACCTGCCTGAAGCTCTGCCTGCGAGGTTGCAGCACTTGCCACCATGGACGCTCAGGTTCAATTCGCCctttcgctctctctctcattcgCGCTCTTTTCTGTTCCTTGAGCTATCCGTTCACGATATCTTGTTTCTGGTGCAGACGGAGAAGGCATTTTTGAAGCAGCCGAAGGTGTTCATCTGGTGAGCTCAGGCAACCATCTCTATCCAATTTGATTCCTTGATCTGTTTGGTCACCCAGAAAAATGTCGGAGAAAGTACAAATGATCTACCGATAATTGCACTTCATGGCTGAGTGCTCCTGCCTGCTTCACAGTTTTAGGCTTTAAATTGTAAAGCATCTATTTCCTTGAATTGGAGATAAAGTCGAGGTTTGGAGTGTTTCTTTGTGCGGGCGGTACCTTATGCAAAATGCCGCGGCCAAAGAGCCATCTTCGAGCTAATTTAGATCAGATTGTTTGGCATTGTATATGATTATGTATAATTTCTCGTGTCGTAGAAGGTTTGTTTCACATGGATTATAGGAATTGTATGCAGAGCTATTGGATTAGATTATCTTCATGAAAGccttttgtattattttccGAGTAATTGTTAGAAGTATGATGCTATATCTTCTTCGAAATTTTGTAGCTCGCAGAAGTCGGGCAAGGGTAAGAGACCCGGAAAGGGTGGAAACCGATACTGGAAGAGCGTCGGTTTGGGATTCAAGACCCCCAGAGATGCTATTGAAGGTTACCTACGATATGCCTTTCCTCtgttttttattatctatCTGTTTCTTAATGTTTATGCGATCGTGGGTGAAAGTTTTCTCAATCTGCAATCGACAATGatttttttggatcaagaTGTTACCTATTTCCCACATCACGTTTGTATATTTCATTCCTATTAAGATTCATATCCTTTCTTTCAGTGTTTTCCCAGCTATGAGTAATTGCTTTGGTCATTAGATCTATAATAGCACATTTCCGCATACCGATTTGAGTGAAATGGATACATGCTCTGTGAGTAGAATATATGCTGTTCATATTGTAGGAAGGATGCCTTATGAAATGTAATTGTAGTAGATCTATTCTTATCTGTGCGGGTATAATTACAGGTACTTACATTGACAAGAAGTGTCCATTCACTGGCAATGTTTCCATCAGGGGTCGTATCCTTGCCGGTACTTGCCACAGTGCTAAGATGATGAGGACCATCATTGTCCGTCGAAACTACCTCCACTTTGTGAAGAAGTACCAGAGGttagttataataatatcatagACCGTTAAATAAGTTGTTATGGACCTTATAGGAGAAtctattgatatatatatatatatatatttttattttccttttccttttttggccTCTCTAGGTATGAGAAGCG
This region includes:
- the LOC116186973 gene encoding uncharacterized protein LOC116186973, translating into MQLPAVAILLFLFSSPTLTSSEASSSSSFQAPSAQGLQNKVKFGLHLHRAEGLFGEAPISEPVDNALLILAAQRTRRKDPLNGFDRYTGGWNIEDRHYWASVGFTGAPLFAAAAIWFLGFGVFLLVNFICYFCSEREPKEYSRATYSLSLTLLVIFAITAVIGCLILYAGQGRFRRSTDRALEYLVTQADATVGKLQQVSDYIGAAKQTGVDQVFVPPNVQTDIDQIGTKLNSSAGEVAARTQESSNDIRHLLDSVRLALIATSVVMLLLTFLGLAFSLFGMQVLVYILVVIGWMLVAGTFILSGTFLLLHNAAGDTCVAMEEWVQNPSAHTAIDEILPCVDSATIQETLTRSKEVTYQLVEVVNQVITNVSNINFSPNFPTMYFNQSGPLVPILCNPFHADLTDRTCSNSEVDLNNATQVWRNFVCQVSPTGICTNTGRLTPAFYGQMSAVVNVSYGLYNYSPYLIELQDCTVARQTFTDIYKNHCPSLTKYSRWIYVGLAIVSAAVMMSIILWIIFGRERMQRSYTKQSEDETMDQVNEGRHKNPEIEQ
- the LOC116188531 gene encoding 40S ribosomal protein S11-like, coding for MDAQTEKAFLKQPKVFLCSKKSGKGKRPGKGGNRYSKSIGLGFKTPRDAIEGTYIDMKCPFTGNVSIRGRILAGTCHSAKMMRTIIVRRNYLHFVKKYQRYEKRHSNIAAHVSPCFRVKEGDHVIIGQCRPLSKTVRFNVLKVIPAGSSGGGGKKAFTGI
- the LOC116188532 gene encoding 40S ribosomal protein S11, with protein sequence MDAQTEKAFLKQPKVFICSQKSGKGKRPGKGGNRYWKSVGLGFKTPRDAIEGTYIDKKCPFTGNVSIRGRILAGTCHSAKMMRTIIVRRNYLHFVKKYQRYEKRHSNIAAHVSPCFRVKEGDHVIIGQCRPLSKTVRFNVLKVIPAGSSGGGGKKAFTGI